A region from the Lolium perenne isolate Kyuss_39 chromosome 4, Kyuss_2.0, whole genome shotgun sequence genome encodes:
- the LOC127292658 gene encoding chalcone synthase 1-like, translating to MAAVTVEEVRKAQRAEGPATVLAIGTTTPENIVYQADYADYYFRVTKSEHLVNLKDKFKKMCDKSMIRKRYMHLTEEILEEHPNICAYMAPSLDARQDILVAEIPKLGKTAAQKAIKEWGQPMSKITHLVFCTTSGVDMPGADYQLIKMLGLSPLVRRVMLYQQGCFAGGTVLRVAKDLAENNRGARVLVVCSEITAVTFRGPTETQLDSMVGQALFGDGAAAVIIGADPNMAIERPLFELVSASQTILPDTEGFIEGHLREVGLTFHLHRNVPVAISNNIERALVDAFAPLGIDDWNSIFWVAHPGGPAILDMVEARAKLDKNRMRATRHILSEYGNMSSACVLFILDEMRKRSLQDGNATTGEGMDWGVLFGFGPGLTVETVVLHSVPISAP from the exons ATGGCGGCGGTGACGGTAGAGGAGGTGAGGAAGGCGCAGCGGGCGGAGGGTCCGGCGACGGTCCTAGCCATAGGCACGACGACGCCGGAGAACATTGTGTACCAGGCAGACTACGCTGACTACTACTTCCGGGTGACCAAGAGCGAGCACCTCGTCAATCTCAAGGACAAGTTCAAGAAGATGT GCGACAAATCAATGATACGCAAGAGATATATGCACTTGACTGAGGAAATCTTAGAGGAGCATCCCAACATCTGCGCGTACATGGCGCCCTCGCTAGATGCGCGTCAGGACATCCTAGTCGCTGAGATACCCAAGCTGGGGAAGACGGCGGCGCAGAAGGCCATCAAGGAGTGGGGCCAGCCAATGTCCAAGATCACGCATCTGGTGTTCTGTACCACCTCCGGTGTGGACATGCCAGGCGCCGATTACCAGCTGATAAAGATGCTCGGCCTCAGCCCATTGGTGAGGCGCGTGATGTTGTACCAGCAGGGCTGCTTCGCCGGTGGGACGGTGCTCCGTGTTGCCAAAGACCTCGCCGAGAACAACCGCGGCGCTCGCGTGCTCGTCGTCTGCTCAGAGATCACCGCCGTCACATTCCGTGGCCCTACCGAGACCCAGCTCGACTCGATGGTCGGCCAGGCTCTCTTTGGAGACGGTGCAGCCGCGGTGATCATCGGTGCGGACCCCAACATGGCCATCGAGAGGCCTTTGTTCGAGCTGGTTTCGGCAAGCCAGACAATACTGCCAGACACAGAGGGCTTCatcgaaggccacctccgggagGTGGGgctcaccttccacctccacagGAATGTGCCAGTGGCCATCTCCAACAACATCGAGCGCGCGTTGGTGGACGCATTCGCGCCGCTGGGCATCGACGACTGGAACTCCATCTTCTGGGTGGCTCACCCTGGTGGCCCGGCGATCCTGGACATGGTGGAGGCAAGGGCCAAGCTCGACAAGAATCGGATGCGTGCCACCCGGCACATCCTCTCGGAGTACGGTAATATGTCTAGTGCGTGCGTCCTCTTCATCCTCGACGAGATGCGCAAGCGCTCTTTGCAAGATGGAAACGCCACCACCGGCGAAGGCATGGACTGGGGCGTGCTCTTCGGCTTCGGCCCTGGTCTCACCGTCGAGACCGTAGTCCTCCATAGCGTCCCAATCTCCGCGCCATGA